A stretch of Brevundimonas naejangsanensis DNA encodes these proteins:
- a CDS encoding NAD(P)H-dependent oxidoreductase: MTRLRHLPALDPAYLSSQPALDLGPNEHPPRILLLYGSLRDRSYSQLCVEEAARLLRFMGCETHIFDPSDLPLTDQVDYDDHPAVHELREHALWSEGMVWSSPERHGQISGIMKLQIDHLPLNMGGMRPTQGRTLAVMQVSGGSQSYNAVNTLRLLGRRMRMITILERGVRRRPLGTGRPAAVAVRNRPRPANHGRGG, from the coding sequence ATGACCCGCCTCCGCCACCTGCCCGCGCTCGACCCGGCCTACCTGTCCAGCCAGCCGGCGCTGGACCTCGGCCCGAACGAGCATCCGCCGCGCATCCTGCTGCTCTACGGCTCGCTGAGGGACCGATCCTATTCCCAGCTGTGCGTCGAGGAGGCGGCCCGCCTTCTGCGCTTCATGGGCTGCGAGACGCACATCTTCGATCCCTCCGATCTGCCTCTCACTGACCAGGTCGACTACGACGACCATCCAGCCGTCCACGAACTGCGCGAACACGCCCTGTGGTCCGAAGGCATGGTCTGGAGCAGCCCAGAGCGCCACGGCCAGATTTCCGGGATCATGAAACTCCAGATTGACCACCTGCCGCTGAACATGGGCGGGATGCGCCCGACGCAGGGCCGCACCCTGGCCGTCATGCAGGTCTCAGGCGGCTCGCAGAGTTACAACGCGGTCAACACCCTGCGCCTGCTGGGCCGCCGGATGCGGATGATCACCATTCTGGAGCGTGGTGTTCGCCGCCGGCCTCTCGGGACGGGACGGCCAGCCGCCGTCGCAGTCCGAAATCGACCGCGCCCTGCAAATCATGGTCGAGGCGGTTAA
- the arsN2 gene encoding arsenic resistance N-acetyltransferase ArsN2, whose translation MAFKAVELPDPTPALIAALEAAGLPTDDLREPGRRFYRFEDDAGLIGYGGLEEIGQDALIRSIVVVDDRRGDGFGAAILSWLEAEAVRQRATGLYLLTTSAAAFFRKHGYAILSRSAAPPAVAASRQFGTLCPASAAFMFKELRPQ comes from the coding sequence ATGGCCTTCAAAGCCGTGGAATTGCCCGATCCGACGCCCGCCCTGATCGCCGCGCTGGAGGCCGCAGGCTTGCCCACGGACGACCTGCGCGAACCCGGTCGCCGCTTCTACCGCTTCGAGGATGATGCGGGGCTGATCGGCTACGGCGGGCTGGAGGAGATCGGACAAGACGCCCTGATCCGCTCCATCGTCGTCGTCGACGACCGTCGCGGCGACGGCTTCGGCGCGGCGATCCTGTCCTGGTTGGAAGCCGAGGCGGTAAGACAGCGAGCGACTGGCCTCTACCTGCTCACGACCTCGGCGGCGGCCTTCTTCCGGAAGCACGGTTACGCGATCCTGTCCCGATCAGCCGCGCCGCCCGCTGTCGCCGCCTCCCGGCAGTTCGGCACCCTGTGTCCGGCCTCAGCGGCTTTCATGTTCAAGGAGTTGCGTCCTCAATGA